A window of Mucilaginibacter paludis DSM 18603 contains these coding sequences:
- a CDS encoding ribonucleoside-diphosphate reductase small subunit has product MSQENELLLRENKDRFVILPINYPQIWEMYKKHEASFWTAEEIDLSDDMKDWNNLNDGERHFISHILAFFAASDGIVNENLAVNFMSEVQLPEARCFYGFQIMMENIHSETYALLIDTYIKDTTEKNRLFHAIETVPCVKKKGEWALKWIENGTFAERLVAFAAVEGIFFSGSFCSIFWLKKRGLMPGLTFSNELISRDEGMHCEFACLLYSMLSNKLSKEAVTTIIADAVEIEKEFVTDALPVNLIGMNAKLMSQYIEFVADRWLQELGYDKLYHATNPFDFMEMISLQGKTNFFEKRVGDYQKSGVLNNDAKSQAFSMDEDF; this is encoded by the coding sequence ATGAGCCAGGAAAACGAATTATTGCTGAGAGAAAACAAGGACCGCTTTGTTATTCTGCCGATCAATTATCCCCAGATATGGGAAATGTACAAAAAACACGAAGCCAGTTTCTGGACAGCCGAAGAGATCGACCTCTCTGACGATATGAAAGACTGGAATAATTTAAACGACGGCGAACGACATTTTATATCACATATATTGGCATTTTTTGCTGCCAGCGATGGCATTGTTAACGAAAACCTGGCCGTTAACTTTATGAGCGAAGTGCAATTACCCGAGGCCCGTTGTTTTTATGGTTTCCAGATTATGATGGAAAACATTCACTCCGAAACCTACGCCTTACTGATAGATACCTATATTAAAGATACTACCGAAAAAAACCGTTTGTTCCACGCCATTGAAACCGTTCCGTGTGTAAAAAAGAAAGGCGAGTGGGCCCTGAAGTGGATTGAGAACGGCACCTTTGCCGAGCGCCTGGTTGCGTTTGCAGCTGTAGAGGGCATCTTTTTTTCGGGAAGTTTTTGCTCTATCTTCTGGCTCAAAAAACGCGGATTAATGCCTGGCCTAACGTTCAGCAACGAGTTAATATCGCGCGACGAGGGTATGCATTGCGAATTTGCCTGCCTGCTGTACAGTATGTTGAGCAATAAATTATCCAAAGAGGCAGTAACCACCATTATTGCCGATGCCGTTGAAATTGAAAAAGAGTTTGTAACCGATGCTTTACCGGTAAACCTGATTGGCATGAACGCCAAACTGATGAGCCAGTATATTGAGTTTGTGGCCGACCGCTGGTTGCAGGAGCTTGGTTACGATAAATTATATCATGCTACCAATCCGTTCGACTTTATGGAAATGATATCCCTGCAAGGGAAAACCAATTTCTTTGAGAAACGGGTAGGTGATTATCAAAAAAGCGGTGTATTGAACAACGATGCCAAATCGCAGGCGTTTTCAATGGACGAAGATTTTTAG
- a CDS encoding circularly permuted type 2 ATP-grasp protein, whose product MQDSAYFNNYHPTPGTWDEMFGSDSKIRDHYQKVIQYLTRESIDELNKKEDLAKRLFMSQGITFTVYSSGEGIEKIFPFDIIPRIITGDEWAFVEKGIKQRLHVLNLFLKDVYSNQFIIKDGIVPIDIIYSCPHFLREMYNVKVPYDIYVHIAGIDLIRDHEGTFYVLEDNLRTPSGVSYMLENREITKRLFPDLLPQCKVRSVTEYPNILYKNLLSLSPRQIPHPVIVLLSPGIYNSAYFEHTTLARLMGVELVEGRDLVVDNHKVYMKTTTGLQQVDVIYRRVDDEYLDPLEFNPASILGVAGIMGAYRKGNVAIVNAVGNGVADDKAIYSYVPDMIRYYLNEEPLLKNVPTYQLGNPDEKEYVFSNINKMVVKRTNGSGGYGMLMGHAATEAETEDYKNEILKNPRDFIAQPTISLSAAPCYMQGSLTPRRIDLRPYALCGPDGIEIVPGGLTRVALREGSLVVNSSQGGGSKDTWVLL is encoded by the coding sequence ATGCAAGATTCAGCTTATTTTAATAATTATCATCCAACACCTGGTACATGGGATGAAATGTTTGGCTCCGATTCAAAAATCCGCGACCACTACCAAAAGGTTATTCAGTATTTAACCCGCGAATCAATTGATGAACTAAACAAGAAAGAGGATTTGGCCAAGCGCTTATTTATGAGCCAGGGTATCACCTTTACCGTTTACAGCAGCGGCGAAGGGATAGAAAAAATTTTCCCGTTCGATATTATTCCCCGCATCATCACCGGGGATGAGTGGGCCTTTGTAGAGAAAGGTATTAAACAGCGCCTTCATGTATTGAATCTGTTTTTAAAGGATGTATACAGCAACCAGTTTATTATTAAGGATGGCATTGTACCCATCGATATTATTTACTCGTGCCCGCACTTTTTGCGGGAAATGTATAATGTAAAAGTACCCTACGATATTTACGTACACATAGCCGGCATTGATTTAATACGCGACCACGAGGGAACATTTTATGTACTTGAAGATAACCTGCGTACCCCATCGGGTGTGAGTTATATGCTGGAGAACCGCGAAATTACCAAGAGGCTGTTCCCAGACTTGCTCCCGCAATGCAAAGTGCGCAGCGTAACCGAGTATCCAAACATCCTGTATAAAAATCTTTTGTCGTTATCGCCGCGGCAAATACCTCACCCGGTTATTGTTTTGCTTAGTCCGGGTATTTATAATTCGGCCTATTTTGAGCATACTACGCTTGCCCGTTTAATGGGTGTTGAGCTGGTGGAAGGCCGCGACCTGGTTGTTGATAACCACAAGGTATACATGAAAACAACTACAGGCTTGCAGCAGGTTGATGTAATTTACCGCCGTGTTGATGACGAGTATCTGGATCCGCTGGAATTTAACCCGGCAAGCATATTAGGTGTGGCCGGCATTATGGGCGCTTACCGGAAGGGTAACGTGGCCATTGTAAATGCAGTAGGCAATGGTGTTGCAGATGATAAGGCCATCTACTCATATGTGCCAGACATGATACGTTATTACCTCAACGAAGAACCCCTGTTAAAAAATGTACCCACTTACCAGTTAGGCAACCCCGACGAGAAGGAATACGTTTTTTCAAACATCAATAAAATGGTGGTAAAACGTACCAACGGCAGTGGTGGCTATGGTATGTTGATGGGCCACGCAGCAACTGAAGCCGAAACCGAGGATTATAAAAACGAGATTCTTAAAAACCCGCGCGATTTTATAGCGCAGCCAACCATCAGCCTTTCGGCAGCGCCGTGCTATATGCAGGGTTCACTCACGCCACGACGGATCGACTTGCGGCCATATGCCCTGTGCGGGCCTGACGGAATAGAGATTGTTCCGGGCGGATTAACCAGGGTGGCCTTGCGCGAGGGATCGTTAGTGGTAAACAGCTCGCAGGGTGGCGGTAGTAAAGATACCTGGGTTTTACTTTAA
- a CDS encoding DNA/RNA non-specific endonuclease, translating to MKFNKLLIFPLAVAAMLVSCSKEGSAPASDQALTPFSVESPTGGTMRISAITQTFSETFESGSKTAYAAADVTFSSGSWNLSNALVGTSTSDAKNGSKSVRIQTTGVLSMNFDVTTGASTVTVKHAAFGSDGSSTWGLWMSANGGSSYTQVGSTITTSSTTLATATFTVNTSGTLRFQIRKATGSSTRINIDDFTINSYDSGSGGTGGGAGSTGDNSNMLLGNPSNATTSIVTDYNNYLYDHTYYTQSYNRDKGEPNWTCWYVGSTSLGSTARQDDFRADTNLPSGWYQVGASSYSGSGFDRGHNCPSADRTSTVAANQATFLMDNMVPQAPNNNQQTWGNLEDYGRSLVNAGNEIYVIMGSYGTGGTGSSGSANTVDGGHVNVPAHIWKVIVVLPNGDNDLSRITTSTRVIAVDTPNINTVSSDWTQYITTIQSIENATGYTLLSALPTSVRTALETKVDAGVVN from the coding sequence ATGAAATTTAACAAACTACTTATTTTCCCTTTAGCCGTAGCAGCCATGCTGGTTTCCTGCTCAAAGGAAGGGTCGGCACCAGCGTCTGATCAGGCTTTAACACCGTTTTCGGTTGAAAGCCCTACCGGCGGAACCATGCGTATCAGCGCCATTACGCAAACCTTCTCCGAAACTTTTGAATCGGGAAGTAAAACCGCTTATGCTGCGGCCGATGTAACTTTTAGCAGCGGCAGTTGGAATTTAAGCAACGCCCTGGTAGGTACCAGTACCTCGGATGCTAAAAACGGAAGTAAATCCGTTCGTATCCAAACCACAGGGGTACTGAGTATGAATTTTGATGTAACAACTGGTGCATCAACGGTTACTGTAAAACATGCCGCTTTTGGCAGCGATGGTTCTTCAACCTGGGGCTTATGGATGTCTGCAAATGGGGGGAGCTCTTATACGCAGGTTGGCTCAACCATCACCACTTCATCTACTACATTGGCTACGGCTACTTTCACGGTTAATACCAGCGGTACGCTCCGTTTCCAGATTCGTAAGGCTACCGGATCATCAACGAGGATCAACATTGATGATTTTACCATTAACAGTTATGATTCGGGAAGCGGCGGAACCGGCGGCGGCGCGGGTTCTACCGGCGATAACAGCAATATGTTGCTGGGTAATCCAAGCAACGCTACCACCAGTATTGTAACCGACTATAATAATTACCTGTACGACCATACCTACTATACCCAGAGCTACAACCGGGATAAAGGCGAACCTAACTGGACATGCTGGTATGTGGGCAGCACAAGCTTAGGCTCAACAGCACGGCAGGATGATTTTAGGGCCGATACCAATTTGCCTTCCGGATGGTACCAGGTTGGGGCTTCGAGTTACTCGGGCTCTGGCTTCGACAGGGGGCATAACTGCCCTTCGGCCGACCGTACATCTACCGTGGCGGCCAACCAGGCTACTTTTTTAATGGATAACATGGTGCCGCAAGCACCCAATAACAATCAGCAAACATGGGGCAACTTAGAAGACTATGGCAGATCATTAGTAAATGCCGGAAACGAGATTTACGTTATCATGGGTTCGTACGGAACAGGCGGAACAGGATCAAGCGGGAGTGCCAATACTGTTGACGGCGGCCACGTTAATGTGCCGGCGCATATCTGGAAAGTGATTGTTGTATTGCCTAACGGCGATAACGATTTAAGCCGTATTACCACTTCAACACGCGTAATTGCAGTTGATACTCCGAATATCAATACCGTGAGCAGCGATTGGACCCAGTACATCACCACCATACAAAGCATTGAAAATGCCACCGGCTACACCTTATTATCTGCCCTGCCCACATCGGTACGCACGGCTTTAGAAACCAAGGTAGACGCGGGGGTGGTCAATTAA
- a CDS encoding SGNH/GDSL hydrolase family protein — translation MKKHLFILLVLICTGCFLASAKVPSAPALKFYPANNKYIQYTGRIDYSDQLKPRFWSSGVYIKMRFKGKGCEITVNDEMLYGNSHNYINIAVDDEKPYRVQTTDLTDNFKIGGNLSDKPHIITICKDTEAGIGYLEFVGIKCEKLLPMPARPKRKIEFIGTTITCGADLDRSLYPCNFGEWYAHHNAYMSYGAVTARNLGAEWQITAISGIGLTNSCCNIPIMPEAFDKISMRTDSLQWNFSAYQPDVVSICLGESDGATALDSTAFCGAYVNFINDLRRYYPRSEIICLNIPTGDVRLNAAMKRYVVGISDYMEANGDTKVHPYSITKTYTSGCNDHPDMGDHSMIATELTEYIRKLKKWKER, via the coding sequence ATGAAGAAACACCTTTTTATTTTGCTTGTTTTGATCTGTACGGGTTGTTTTTTAGCCTCGGCTAAAGTGCCATCAGCGCCTGCCTTAAAATTTTACCCAGCCAACAACAAGTATATCCAATACACCGGGCGGATAGATTACTCCGACCAATTAAAACCACGTTTCTGGTCGTCGGGTGTATACATTAAAATGCGTTTCAAGGGCAAAGGGTGCGAAATTACCGTGAATGATGAAATGCTGTACGGCAATTCGCACAACTATATCAACATCGCGGTTGACGATGAAAAGCCTTATCGCGTGCAAACAACCGATTTAACCGACAACTTTAAAATTGGTGGTAACCTGAGCGATAAGCCGCACATTATTACCATTTGTAAAGATACCGAAGCCGGCATTGGCTACCTTGAATTTGTGGGCATCAAATGCGAAAAATTGTTACCCATGCCAGCAAGGCCCAAGCGTAAAATAGAATTTATAGGTACAACGATTACCTGTGGCGCCGATTTGGACCGATCATTATACCCATGCAATTTTGGTGAGTGGTATGCACACCATAACGCCTATATGAGCTACGGGGCGGTAACCGCGCGTAACCTGGGTGCCGAATGGCAAATCACAGCTATATCTGGTATCGGCCTTACCAACAGCTGCTGCAATATTCCCATCATGCCCGAGGCTTTCGACAAGATCAGCATGCGTACAGATAGCCTGCAATGGAACTTCAGCGCCTACCAGCCCGATGTGGTTAGCATTTGCCTTGGCGAGAGCGATGGCGCTACAGCCCTCGACTCGACGGCCTTTTGCGGCGCATACGTTAATTTTATAAACGATTTGCGAAGGTATTACCCCCGCTCGGAAATCATTTGCCTCAACATACCCACCGGCGATGTCAGGTTAAACGCAGCCATGAAACGTTATGTAGTTGGCATCAGCGATTATATGGAAGCCAACGGAGACACCAAAGTGCATCCATACAGCATCACCAAAACCTATACCTCGGGATGCAATGATCACCCCGATATGGGCGACCATAGCATGATAGCTACCGAACTAACGGAATACATCCGTAAACTTAAAAAATGGAAAGAACGTTAA
- a CDS encoding transglutaminase family protein has translation MPEFKIHHVTKYTYESVVRDSANQIILFPIKDQFQEVIKHDLKISGDPIVDIHTDYYGNEIGSFTYIEPHLQLEISSKIKVSTTHRPFPVDDMFAEHQWNDLLSLRYQVPYIDFLRQEYFAGLNEMKSVVEAEKQVNETPYQTASRYCKYVYENFEYIKGVTTVETTLDEIWKLKAGVCQDFAHILMEMLRVANIPARYVSGYICTSKSSMRGEGATHAWAEAYIPNYGWLGLDPTNNIIANENHVRLAVGRNFTDCSPVKGVYKGAGDHKLEVTVSVGSPDDAEEHFDYESVLHEEPPVTKAAKPVARNSYREYLEMIQQQQQQQQ, from the coding sequence ATGCCCGAATTTAAAATTCACCACGTTACCAAATACACCTACGAAAGCGTGGTGCGAGATAGCGCCAATCAAATTATTCTTTTCCCGATTAAAGATCAATTTCAGGAGGTAATTAAACATGACCTTAAAATAAGCGGCGACCCGATAGTTGATATCCATACCGATTATTACGGTAACGAAATTGGCAGTTTTACTTATATCGAGCCACACCTGCAACTGGAAATATCTTCGAAAATTAAGGTGAGCACCACACACAGACCCTTCCCGGTAGACGATATGTTTGCGGAACACCAGTGGAACGATTTATTGAGCCTGCGGTACCAGGTGCCTTATATCGATTTTTTAAGGCAGGAATATTTTGCGGGCTTAAACGAAATGAAATCCGTAGTAGAGGCCGAAAAACAAGTTAACGAAACACCTTACCAAACAGCATCCCGGTATTGCAAATACGTATACGAAAACTTTGAATATATTAAAGGGGTTACCACCGTTGAAACTACCCTGGATGAGATCTGGAAATTAAAGGCAGGCGTTTGCCAGGATTTTGCCCATATTTTAATGGAGATGCTTCGTGTGGCCAATATACCGGCAAGGTATGTGAGCGGTTATATCTGTACATCAAAAAGCAGTATGCGTGGCGAAGGTGCAACGCATGCCTGGGCCGAAGCGTACATCCCCAATTATGGCTGGTTGGGCCTCGATCCTACCAACAATATCATAGCGAACGAAAATCATGTGCGCCTGGCTGTTGGTCGTAATTTTACGGACTGTTCGCCGGTAAAAGGCGTGTACAAAGGCGCAGGTGATCACAAACTGGAAGTTACGGTATCTGTAGGGAGCCCCGATGATGCCGAGGAACACTTTGACTATGAAAGTGTACTGCACGAAGAACCGCCCGTAACCAAAGCAGCAAAACCTGTTGCCAGAAACAGCTACCGCGAATACCTGGAGATGATTCAGCAGCAACAACAGCAGCAACAGTAG
- a CDS encoding alpha-E domain-containing protein: MLSRVASSLYWMSRYIERSDGILRMLKINYASSQDTIQKFTWEPVIRIFAGVQDDEIEVLENDSRSVLKYMVLDRDNPNSILNIITQARENARGVQEHITKDLWQCLNEYYHAVRDPKLNFWLQKDDPITALDILIRQGMLYYGTTEITMERGEGRSFMNIGHYLERGIQSVDILDTKFGSIDDDPDLLTDTTYWKHLLLSLGGYEIYLKTYRSKGFEAENVLEQVVFNNDFPRSVLYSVNHIQRYFERLKSESNIDEFRELSFLIGRLQSSIKYSSVKTIQQEGLHEYLTNIRNELFKIGNMLNEHYFAYS, translated from the coding sequence ATGTTAAGCAGGGTAGCATCAAGTTTATATTGGATGAGCCGTTACATTGAGCGCAGTGACGGTATATTGCGGATGCTGAAAATTAATTACGCATCGTCGCAGGATACAATTCAAAAGTTTACCTGGGAACCGGTGATCAGGATATTTGCCGGTGTACAGGATGATGAAATTGAAGTATTGGAGAACGATAGCCGCTCGGTTTTAAAATACATGGTGCTGGACCGGGATAATCCCAACTCGATATTGAATATCATTACCCAGGCCAGGGAAAACGCCCGCGGTGTGCAAGAGCATATCACTAAGGATTTATGGCAGTGTTTAAACGAATACTACCATGCCGTACGTGATCCTAAGCTCAACTTCTGGCTTCAAAAGGATGACCCCATTACGGCGCTCGATATCCTGATCAGGCAAGGGATGCTCTATTATGGCACCACGGAAATAACCATGGAGCGTGGGGAGGGCCGCAGCTTTATGAATATCGGACATTATCTGGAGCGCGGCATCCAGTCAGTCGATATATTAGACACCAAGTTTGGCTCTATTGACGACGATCCCGACCTGCTTACAGATACTACCTATTGGAAGCATTTGCTGCTATCGCTCGGCGGCTACGAGATTTATCTTAAAACCTACCGGAGCAAAGGCTTTGAGGCCGAAAACGTTTTAGAGCAGGTGGTTTTTAATAATGACTTTCCGCGCTCGGTTCTTTACTCGGTTAACCATATCCAACGTTACTTTGAACGCCTCAAAAGCGAAAGCAACATCGATGAGTTTCGCGAATTATCGTTCCTGATAGGCCGACTGCAAAGCAGCATCAAATACAGCTCGGTAAAAACTATCCAGCAAGAGGGCCTGCACGAATATCTCACCAATATCCGTAATGAACTGTTTAAAATCGGAAATATGTTAAATGAACATTATTTTGCTTATTCGTAA